TTAACACAATTGGGAGGTTTTAAAAATGGCAAAACAAGTTAAAAAAGTACACAAAGAGGAGTTGAGGCACGACCCGGTTAGAGAAGCTATACTTTCAACAATCGCATTTTTTAGGAAAATCACAAAATTTAAATATTTCTGGTATGGACTTTATGGACTGGGAGGCATTTTAGCCGTCTTAATTGCTGTAGTTTTATACAAAAACGCAACAAAACCAAGGATATCAACAGAAGCTGACTTTATGCTCCTTCAGACAATTGTCTACATTTCTCAACAAGACACAACAAAGGTGCCCCTACTCCTCCAGGAGCTCACCACTAAATACAGAACTACAACTTCCGGGCAAAGGGCATACTATTACGGTGGTCTGTACTACCAGAAGATGGGTGACATAAAAAAGGCTTTTGAATACTATAAAAAATTTTTAAATTCTTCCGTTGAGGACAAATTACTTCGAACATTCACCTATGCAAACCTGTCAGATATATATGTAGACATGAAAAAATTTAACAGAGCCTTAAAATACATTGAGAAGGCCGAAAAAAGTGCTCCCTCAGAACCCCTAAAAGCTTACTATTATTATAAAATGGCAAGAATTTATTTCGTAAAGGGCGACATCAAAAAATCCAAAGAAACTCTTGAGGCCTTTACTAAAAAATTCCCAAAATCCTCCCTTACCCAAACCGTTAATGAAGAATTACTTTTCCTTAAAGGGATGCTTGGGGAGGTGGATTGAATCCCATGAATTTACCCTATTATAACGATTTTACCGCCAGTCTCAAGAAAGTAGTTGAAAGAGCAAAAGAAGAGGCTTCAAAGGAAGGGATTAGTTCTACTGTTAATCTTGAACACTTAATTCTTGGGATTTTAAGCACCCAAGATGGAAGTGCCTACGCTTTCTTAGAAGAAGAAGGCGTTTCCTACGAACGTTTTAAACGGTCTCTCGAAAGATTAAAGTCACCGAGGCTTTTTCTTGAACACCCCATTAGTGCTAAGGAGATAAGATTCAGCGCAAAATGTCTAAAAGCCTTCGAACTTGCGAAGGATGAGGCCCTTAAATTACACAAGCAATACATTGGAACAGAGCACCTTTTACTCGGGATATTAAGAATTGAAGAGGACATAACCTATAGAATTTTAGTTATTGATTTTAATATTACTTACGAAGTAATCCTTGACAAGATTTTGAGAAGCTCTCGCGAAGGCGAAAAAATCGGTCTCAGAAGCAACAAGTTAAAAAATCTTGAAACCTACTCCACTGACCTAACAAAATTAGCAAAAGAAGGTAAACTTGACCCGGTTATTGGTCGAGAACGGGAAATTGAGCGTGTATTGCAAATTCTTGCCAGAAGAAAAAAGAACAATCCAGTATTGATTGGGGAACCAGGGGTCGGTAAAACAGCAATAGTTGAAGGAATTGCTCAAAGAATTGCACAGGACCAAGTTCCTGACTCATTACTTGCTAAAAGAATTCTCCAATTGGACCTTACCGCAATCGTAGCAGGTACAAAATACAGGGGACAATTTGAGGAAAGGCTTAAAGCCATAGTGGACGAAGCCAAAGAATCTCCCGACGTGATTCTTTTCTTAGATGAACTTCATACAGTTGTAGGTGCGGGAGCAGCAGAAGGTTCCCTTGACGCTTCCAACATCCTTAAACCACCCCTTGCAAGAGGTCAGATTCAAATAATTGGAGCAACCACCTTGGAAGATTACAGGAAATACATAGAAAGAGATGGGGCTCTCGAGAGAAGATTCCAGCCTGTATTTGTAGAACCTCCTACAGTGGAAGAGACCATTGAAATACTCTATGGTCTCAAAGAAAAATACGAATCTTTTCACGGTGTCAAATATACTGATGACGCGATTGAAGCGGCAGCAAAACTTTCAGACAGATACATTACAGACCGCTACCTACCTGACAAGGCCATTGACGTCCTTGACGAGGCAGGTGCTAAAGTTAAATTAAAAACTCAAGAAAACGACGAAATTCTTGAGGAACTTAAGAAAGACTTAGAAAATGTGAAACGGGCGAAAGAGCTCGCGAAAGAAAAACAAGATTTTGAAACTGCTTCTTTATTAAAAGAAAGGGAGGACCACTTAAAAGAACAAATAGCGGAAAGAAAAAGAAAATTAAGAAGTAGAGGCGAACCCCTTTTAGTAACAAAGGACAATATTGCGGAAATCATCTCGTTATGGACGGGAATTCCAGTAACAAGACTTGCCGAAAGCGAAATGGAAAAACTCTTAAAGATGGAAGAGGAGATGAGAAAAAGGATAATAGGACAGGATGATGCCATTTCTGCTCTTGCAAAAGCTATAAGAAGGTCTCGAGCAGGCATTAAAGACCCGAGAAGGCCAATTGGCTCCTTTATTTTCCTCGGACCAACAGGTGTAGGAAAAACGGAGACAGCGAAAGTTCTTGCTGAATTTCTCTTCAATGACAGGGATGCGGTTATAGAGATCAACATGTCAGAATACATGGAAAAGTTCAATGTCAGCAAATTAATTGGTGCTCCGCCCGGATACATCGGATACGAAGAAGGTGGCCAGCTCACTGAAAAAGTAAGGAGAAAACCTTACTCCGTTATCCTTTTTGACGAATTTGAAAAGGCTGATCCAGAGGTATTTCATATTCTTCTCCAAATAATGGAAGAGGGTGTTCTCACCGATAGCTTTGGCAGAAGAGTAAGTTTTAGAAACTCAATAATAATATTAACCTCAAACATCGGTACTAAAAGCCTCAGCAAAAACAAAATGCTCGGATTCAAAACAGAGGACTTTAACAAAACCTTTGAAGAAACTAAAGAATTTCTTCTTCAGGAACTAAAAAATGCCATACCGCCAGAGCTGTACAATCGTGTTGATGAAATTATCATTTTTAAACCACTTACAAGAGATGATTTGCTAAAAATTGTGGATCTTCAGCTCGCAGACCTTCAAGCAAGGATTAAAGAGCTTAACCTTAAAATTGAACTGACCCCCGAAGCAAAGGAATTTCTCATTGATAAGGGTTACGAACCCGAGTTCGGTGCACGTCCTCTAAGAAGAACAATAAGAAAGTACATAGAAGAACCCCTATCAGAACTTATCCTTGGCAAACACTTAAGTGAAGGTGCCTTTGTCAGGATTTTAAGAAAAGGAGAACAACTTGATTTTGAGGTAATTCAACCTGAACCCGCTAAAAAGGGAGGTTAACCCTTGTTTTCCAAAATCCTCGTCTTGCTACTGGCAAGCCAAACTTTATTAGTAAAAGATGTAAAGATAGAAAATATCAACTGGTGGGACCAACAGACGATAATCAACGCTTTGGGTATTAAGAAGGGACAAAGTATATCGCCTACTTCCATAAGGTCCGTCCTTAAAAAAGCGTATCTAACCGATTATTTTGACGATCTTTACATAAAAGCGACAGCGGAGGGCCAAAAAGCAGACGTCCTGGTGAAAATTAGAGAAAACCCAAAATTAAAAGAAATTGCCTTCGAGGGTTTAAAATCTTTGAAACCCTCAAAAATAAAAGACACCCTCGGAATAAAGGAGAACATTCCTGTTAGCGATGCCACTCTTTTTAGGATAAAGAGCTTCATTCTCGAAGAATACAAAAACAAAGGATACTACGGAACCGAGGTAAATACGATTCTTTCCGAACCCGACGAAAAGGGCCACGTGAAGATATCAGTCAGTGTAAAAGAAGGTCAGAAAGCAAGAATTAAGGAGATTATATTCCATGGGAACGTCCATTTCTCTTCAAACAGACTTAAAAGAGTGATGAAAACTAAAGAGAAAAAGTTTATTATTTTCACAGGCAAACTCAACGAAGAGAAATTCAAAGAAGATTTGAATAGACTTAAAACCTTCTATTTGAACAACGGTTTTCCCGAAGCAAGAATTGACTCATTTAAAAATGAAGCCAAGGAAAAAGACCTTTTTGTCCACATTTATATTACAGAAGGCAAAAAATATTACTTCGGCGACATCTCCATTGAGGGCAACGAATTCTTTCCGGTGGAAGAGCTTTTGAAAAGGGTAAAAATTAAAAAAGGAACAATTTACTCTCAGAAAAACATAGATAAGTCTATTGAAGAACTCACATCAATATACGGGGATTCTGGTTTTCTTTACGTTAATATCACACCCTTCCAGGAAGGAGTTAGAGACTCAAGCATTGACATTAAATTTTATATTTTTGAAGGCCCAAGAATCAAAATAAGAAAAATTGACATTGTTGGAAACACAAAAACCCACGATGAGGTAATAAGAAGGGAACTCGATGTGTTTCCCGGCGAGTATTTTTCAAGGGAAAAGCTAATTAAAAGCCAGCGTGACCTCTATTACATGAATTTCTTTGAAAACGTTGAAGTTAACTTTACGCCCACAAACGATTCAAACTTAGTCGATTTGGTCTTTAAGGTTTCAGAAAAATATACGGGAAACGTGGGGCTGGGAGCTACCTATTCTCAGCTTGACGGACTTTCTTTCTATTTCCAGATTCAGCAGCCCAACTTTAGAGGAAAAGGGGAAATCGTTAACTTCTTAGTAGAATATGGCTTCAAAAAAAGGAATTTCCAGATCAGTTTTACTGAACCGTGGCTATTTGGAAAGAAACAGCAAGCAGGCTTCAGTTTATACTCCCTTACCACATATTATCCTCAATACACCGTACAGCGAAACGGAGGTAATATCAGCTACGGCAAAAGGCTTTTCAACGATTACTGGAAAATTTTTACCCAATACACTTTGGAAAAAACTAATGTCTACGATATCGATAGTATTCTCTTAACTCATCCCTACTATTCATACTGGGCGCAAAAAGGCTGGCAATGGTCTTCCGCTATAAACTACAATCTTTCTTTTGACAATAGGGACAGATTCTTTAACGCAACAAATGGCAATATATTCTCTTACCGTGGAGAGCTCTCGGGTGGACCGCTCAGAGGAGACATCCACTTCATCAAACAAGAATTTGAATTTTCAAAGCTTTTCCCTGTAAGCAAATCCTTTATCTCAGCAGCCTCATTAAAGACGGGGTACATCCGGGGCATTTCTCACCCTGATTCTGTGCCTTTTTACGAGAGGTTTTTCCTGGGTGATGTTGGGACGTATGGACTGAGAGGATATGAGGCAAATAGCGTTGGACCAATTGAAAATGGAGTTAACATCGGTGGAAGAATCTACTTCATCTTTACCTTTGAGCAAAGATACAGGATAAATGACAACATGTATCTTTTGGCATTCTTTGATGCAGGTAATTCTTTCAAGAATGTGAACACTTTAAGGCCTTTTATCGTCAAAAAAAGTGTAGGAGTTGGAATAAGGATGGAAATCCCACTGATGGGTGTGATTGGATTTGATTTTGCATATGGAATAGACTCAAAGAAATGGATGCCCCACATACAGGTTGGAACGTCATTCTGAAGACTTAAAAAGGAGGTGTAATATGACCAAAAAATTAAAATTTGCTCTCATTATTGCTTTTATTTTCCTCGCGGGAACAATAAGTGGATTCATTATAACAGCCCAACTAAAACTTTCCAATTTAGAAGGAAAAGATACAAAGCCTTATTTCTTTGAGGGCGATTCAGGAACATTGGAAAGCCCCTTTGTCCGCGTCGCTGAAATCGCAACTCCCGCTGTGGTGAACATTTCAACGGAAAGAGTTGTAAAATTCAAAACAAGCCCATTCTTTGACGAAAATGATCCCTTTGAGCAATTTTTCAGGAAATTTTTTGAAATGCCCATACCATCTATTCCAAGGGAATACAAATCTACAAGTCTTGGTTCAGGCTTTATATTCAGAAGGGACGGCGATAAATATTACATCTTAACGAACAACCATGTAATAAAAGATGCCAGTAAGATAATTGTGAAACTTAATGATGGGACAACTATTACTGGTGACAACGTAAAGGTTCTCGGTACCGACAAAAGCACTGATCTTGCAGTCCTACAAGTTAAGACAAAAAAAGACATCCCTGTTTTAAAACTGGGAGATTCAGATAAAATAAGGGTTGGAGATTGGGCAATAGCGGTCGGCAACCCCTTTGGTCTCGAAGGTACTTTGACGGTGGGAGTAATTAGTGCCAAAGGTCGCTCAGGTATCCCACTCCCAGAGGGTCCTATTTACGAAAACTTCATCCAAACCGATGCTGCCATAAATCCTGGCAACTCTGGTGGTCCCCTCTTGAACATTCGAGGAGAGGTGATCGGTATTAATACCGCCATAACTTCGCCTTCCGGTGCTTACGCAGGTGTTGGTTTTGCGATCCCAATCAACACCGCCAAATTTGTTGTAGAACAGATAATGAAAAAGGGGAAAGTAACGAGAGGATATCTCGGAGTTTATCCACAGGCGATGACACCGGATCTTGCGAAAACATATAACCTTGACAGGGTTTACGGAGTGCTTGTGGCAAGAGTACTAAAAGATAGTCCCGCAGACAAAGCCGGGCTTCAGGAAGGTGATGTAATTTTAAAATTTAA
Above is a genomic segment from bacterium containing:
- a CDS encoding ATP-dependent Clp protease ATP-binding subunit, producing the protein MNLPYYNDFTASLKKVVERAKEEASKEGISSTVNLEHLILGILSTQDGSAYAFLEEEGVSYERFKRSLERLKSPRLFLEHPISAKEIRFSAKCLKAFELAKDEALKLHKQYIGTEHLLLGILRIEEDITYRILVIDFNITYEVILDKILRSSREGEKIGLRSNKLKNLETYSTDLTKLAKEGKLDPVIGREREIERVLQILARRKKNNPVLIGEPGVGKTAIVEGIAQRIAQDQVPDSLLAKRILQLDLTAIVAGTKYRGQFEERLKAIVDEAKESPDVILFLDELHTVVGAGAAEGSLDASNILKPPLARGQIQIIGATTLEDYRKYIERDGALERRFQPVFVEPPTVEETIEILYGLKEKYESFHGVKYTDDAIEAAAKLSDRYITDRYLPDKAIDVLDEAGAKVKLKTQENDEILEELKKDLENVKRAKELAKEKQDFETASLLKEREDHLKEQIAERKRKLRSRGEPLLVTKDNIAEIISLWTGIPVTRLAESEMEKLLKMEEEMRKRIIGQDDAISALAKAIRRSRAGIKDPRRPIGSFIFLGPTGVGKTETAKVLAEFLFNDRDAVIEINMSEYMEKFNVSKLIGAPPGYIGYEEGGQLTEKVRRKPYSVILFDEFEKADPEVFHILLQIMEEGVLTDSFGRRVSFRNSIIILTSNIGTKSLSKNKMLGFKTEDFNKTFEETKEFLLQELKNAIPPELYNRVDEIIIFKPLTRDDLLKIVDLQLADLQARIKELNLKIELTPEAKEFLIDKGYEPEFGARPLRRTIRKYIEEPLSELILGKHLSEGAFVRILRKGEQLDFEVIQPEPAKKGG
- the bamA gene encoding outer membrane protein assembly factor BamA — its product is MFSKILVLLLASQTLLVKDVKIENINWWDQQTIINALGIKKGQSISPTSIRSVLKKAYLTDYFDDLYIKATAEGQKADVLVKIRENPKLKEIAFEGLKSLKPSKIKDTLGIKENIPVSDATLFRIKSFILEEYKNKGYYGTEVNTILSEPDEKGHVKISVSVKEGQKARIKEIIFHGNVHFSSNRLKRVMKTKEKKFIIFTGKLNEEKFKEDLNRLKTFYLNNGFPEARIDSFKNEAKEKDLFVHIYITEGKKYYFGDISIEGNEFFPVEELLKRVKIKKGTIYSQKNIDKSIEELTSIYGDSGFLYVNITPFQEGVRDSSIDIKFYIFEGPRIKIRKIDIVGNTKTHDEVIRRELDVFPGEYFSREKLIKSQRDLYYMNFFENVEVNFTPTNDSNLVDLVFKVSEKYTGNVGLGATYSQLDGLSFYFQIQQPNFRGKGEIVNFLVEYGFKKRNFQISFTEPWLFGKKQQAGFSLYSLTTYYPQYTVQRNGGNISYGKRLFNDYWKIFTQYTLEKTNVYDIDSILLTHPYYSYWAQKGWQWSSAINYNLSFDNRDRFFNATNGNIFSYRGELSGGPLRGDIHFIKQEFEFSKLFPVSKSFISAASLKTGYIRGISHPDSVPFYERFFLGDVGTYGLRGYEANSVGPIENGVNIGGRIYFIFTFEQRYRINDNMYLLAFFDAGNSFKNVNTLRPFIVKKSVGVGIRMEIPLMGVIGFDFAYGIDSKKWMPHIQVGTSF
- a CDS encoding tetratricopeptide repeat protein — encoded protein: MAKQVKKVHKEELRHDPVREAILSTIAFFRKITKFKYFWYGLYGLGGILAVLIAVVLYKNATKPRISTEADFMLLQTIVYISQQDTTKVPLLLQELTTKYRTTTSGQRAYYYGGLYYQKMGDIKKAFEYYKKFLNSSVEDKLLRTFTYANLSDIYVDMKKFNRALKYIEKAEKSAPSEPLKAYYYYKMARIYFVKGDIKKSKETLEAFTKKFPKSSLTQTVNEELLFLKGMLGEVD
- a CDS encoding DegQ family serine endoprotease, with amino-acid sequence MTKKLKFALIIAFIFLAGTISGFIITAQLKLSNLEGKDTKPYFFEGDSGTLESPFVRVAEIATPAVVNISTERVVKFKTSPFFDENDPFEQFFRKFFEMPIPSIPREYKSTSLGSGFIFRRDGDKYYILTNNHVIKDASKIIVKLNDGTTITGDNVKVLGTDKSTDLAVLQVKTKKDIPVLKLGDSDKIRVGDWAIAVGNPFGLEGTLTVGVISAKGRSGIPLPEGPIYENFIQTDAAINPGNSGGPLLNIRGEVIGINTAITSPSGAYAGVGFAIPINTAKFVVEQIMKKGKVTRGYLGVYPQAMTPDLAKTYNLDRVYGVLVARVLKDSPADKAGLQEGDVILKFNGKEVIDVENFRLMVAHTQPGEVVTLEVVKENGERKTLKVKIGEYPEESAMQEEQEDTSEGEEAKNPEANWLGMTVISTELARQYNLYSGNEKGVVVKSVEPGSVADFAGIIRGDLIQKIGNYKIEDISDFIKASKTYKNAQGPLRFKILRNGMPIFIAVTIR